A genomic window from Zalophus californianus isolate mZalCal1 chromosome 13, mZalCal1.pri.v2, whole genome shotgun sequence includes:
- the LOC113934244 gene encoding 60S ribosomal protein L7-like: protein MEGAEEKKKKVPAVPETLKKKRRNFAELKIKRLRKKFAQKMLRKARRKLIYEKAKHYHKEYRQMYRTEIRMAGMARKAGNFYVPAEPKLAFVIRIRGINGVSPKVRKVLQLLRLRQIFNGTFVKLNKASVNMLRIVEPYIAWGYPNLKSVNELIYKRGYGKINKKRIALTDNTLIARSLGKYGIICMEDLIHEIYTVGKHFKEANNFLWPFKLSSPRRGMKKKTTHFVEGGDAGNREDQINRLIRRMN from the coding sequence ATGGAGggtgcagaagagaagaaaaagaaggttccTGCTGTGCCAGAAACCCTTAAGAAGAAGCGAAGGAATTTCGCAGAGTTGAAGATCAAGCGTCTGAGGAAGAAGTTTGCTCAGAAGATGCTtcgaaaggcaagaaggaagctcATCTATGAAAAAGCTAAGCATTACCACAAGGAATATAGGCAGATGTACAGAACTGAGATTCGAATGGCAGGGATGGCAAGAAAAGCTGGCAACTTCTACGTACCTGCGGAACCCAAATTGGCATTTGTCATCAGGATCAGAGGTATCAATGGTGTGAGCCCAAAGGTTCGAAAGGTGTTGCAGCTTCTTCGCCTTCGCCAGATCTTCAATGGCACCTTTGTTAAGCTCAACAAGGCTTCAGTTAACATGCTAAGGATTGTGGAACCTTATATAGCATGGGGGTACCCAAATCTGAAGTCGGTGAATGAATTGATCTACAAGCGTGGTTATGGCAAAATCAACAAGAAGCGAATTGCCCTGACAGATAACACGTTGATTGCCCGATCTCTTGGTAAATATGGCATCATCTGCATGGAGGATCTGATTCACGAGATCTATACTGttggaaaacatttcaaagaagcaaacaacttTTTATGGCCCTTCAAATTATCTTCTCCGCGAaggggaatgaagaaaaagaccacCCATTTTGTAGAAGGTGGAGATGCTGGTAACAGGGAAGACCAGATCAATAGGCTTATTAGAAGGATGAACTAA